In the Deinococcus radiophilus genome, one interval contains:
- a CDS encoding zinc ribbon domain-containing protein — MTILARLAAKTSNSFAAMMQSAVEQLTRQQESKPLPAPVYLPIGMYITRCPDMNGHMLTLSFTQPDIFYPKDQVLGIDWGLTYLLSVAPTDDINEVQYFTLPPAALDWIKRTPVSDGAEWQIIRAFTAKRLEPALAYIVQHGAVVRSENIKTKHMDQGISAKLQKLGLIDFQRAILPQAIYTSGGRSERIAPVGTSVTCHKCAQVGERSGTTLTCPQHGDVNADGNAAIWMLRGGVASGC; from the coding sequence ATGACGATACTGGCCCGCCTCGCCGCCAAGACCAGCAATTCTTTCGCAGCCATGATGCAGTCGGCTGTAGAGCAGCTGACTCGGCAACAAGAGAGCAAGCCGCTGCCAGCGCCCGTCTATCTTCCGATCGGAATGTACATCACACGCTGCCCGGACATGAACGGTCATATGCTGACTTTGAGCTTCACCCAACCGGACATCTTCTATCCCAAAGACCAGGTGCTCGGCATCGACTGGGGCCTGACCTATCTGCTTTCGGTCGCACCCACAGATGACATCAACGAGGTTCAGTACTTTACGCTTCCCCCAGCGGCACTGGATTGGATCAAGCGAACGCCTGTGAGCGACGGTGCAGAGTGGCAGATCATACGTGCCTTCACCGCTAAACGGCTGGAGCCTGCGCTGGCCTACATCGTGCAGCACGGAGCGGTGGTGCGTTCCGAGAACATCAAGACCAAGCATATGGATCAAGGCATCTCTGCGAAACTGCAGAAACTGGGCCTGATCGATTTCCAGCGGGCCATCTTGCCGCAGGCCATCTATACCTCAGGTGGGCGCTCGGAGCGCATTGCACCTGTCGGCACTTCCGTCACCTGCCACAAATGTGCTCAAGTGGGTGAGCGCTCAGGAACAACGCTCACCTGCCCACAGCACGGCGATGTGAATGCCGACGGCAACGCCGCCATCTGGATGCTGCGTGGTGGCGTCGCTTCAGGTTGCTGA
- a CDS encoding MerR family transcriptional regulator, with protein MNKDHSPSELLSLGDFSRHSRLSRKALRLYDSLELLPPALVDGSSGYRYYYPAQLERARLIARLRQLNLPLAEIRELLDTPPDIQAERLGELWAREQQAFLERDALAQFLMDTLRGDTAMTYDIQVRAVPAQQLLTVTRKVLAPELPGVIDEGFSLLHRHFSESGAEPTGAPLVIYHGEVNTDSDGPVEICWPYQGDLPPHADFTQRIEPAHTEAYVTLTRAQFQFPEILQAYAAVQAYAEKHGERSPLDTREVYPTYLGKNWCDLQPNDLAGEVTWPFVPRG; from the coding sequence ATGAATAAAGACCACTCACCATCAGAACTGCTCAGCCTGGGCGACTTTTCACGCCATTCAAGGCTCAGCCGCAAAGCCCTGCGCCTCTACGATTCGCTGGAACTGCTCCCACCTGCCCTGGTGGATGGCAGCAGCGGATACCGTTATTACTACCCGGCTCAACTGGAACGTGCCCGCCTGATTGCCAGACTCAGGCAACTGAACCTGCCGCTGGCCGAGATTCGGGAGCTGCTGGACACGCCACCTGACATACAGGCCGAGCGTCTCGGTGAACTCTGGGCGCGTGAACAGCAAGCTTTCCTTGAGCGCGATGCGCTGGCGCAGTTTCTGATGGACACCCTTCGTGGAGATACCGCTATGACCTATGACATTCAAGTCCGTGCTGTTCCTGCTCAGCAACTCCTGACCGTCACCCGCAAAGTGCTGGCCCCCGAATTGCCTGGGGTGATTGACGAAGGGTTCAGCCTACTCCACCGCCACTTCAGTGAAAGCGGAGCTGAGCCTACGGGAGCACCGCTGGTGATTTATCACGGCGAAGTCAACACCGACAGTGACGGCCCGGTCGAGATCTGCTGGCCTTATCAGGGCGACTTGCCCCCGCATGCTGACTTCACCCAGCGGATAGAGCCTGCCCATACCGAGGCCTACGTGACCCTGACCCGCGCCCAGTTTCAATTTCCGGAGATTCTTCAGGCTTACGCTGCCGTACAGGCGTACGCAGAGAAACATGGTGAGCGCAGCCCGCTGGATACCCGTGAGGTGTACCCGACCTATCTGGGTAAGAATTGGTGTGACTTGCAGCCGAATGACCTAGCGGGGGAAGTGACCTGGCCGTTCGTTCCTAGAGGGTGA
- a CDS encoding IS630 family transposase (programmed frameshift) has translation MAEWHPSKYSRVQLEERRLAATPWLQKGKHSHQEIAQHFGVSVHTVSNWKKQLKRTGTLQATVTTGRPSRLTPTQLEHLRTLLWEGALQHGFPDETWSTRRVTDLIGRQFDVWYHHDHVRRILRQLGFTPQMPNGRAAERNELRIAYWREQVAPELEKKVAEGATLVYLDEVGFSLKGVRRRTWSPRGVTPLVTLRANWEKLSTIGAITSDGRFFQHTKSGAIRSADVTRFFRHLLRHVQGEIVVVLDNARIHQSKVTQAFVGFHERLSLVFLPPYAPELNPIELVWAYVKRNVLGNFCARSVSTLKAKLVVAWQRIRYLDLPRRLMGSNLCRYQ, from the exons GTGGCTGAATGGCATCCTTCCAAGTACTCCCGAGTCCAGCTCGAAGAACGTCGGCTGGCTGCCACCCCTTGGCTTCAAAAGGGCAAGCATTCACACCAGGAGATCGCCCAGCACTTCGGCGTCTCCGTGCACACCGTCAGCAACTGGAAGAAACAGCTGAAGCGTACTGGCACTCTCCAGGCGACGGTGACGACCGGACGCCCCTCCCGACTCACGCCCACCCAGCTTGAGCACCTTCGCACCCTCCTGTGGGAGGGTGCTTTGCAGCACGGCTTCCCCGATGAAACATGGAGCACTAGGCGGGTGACGGACCTGATCGGGCGGCAGTTCGACGTGTGGTACCACCACGACCACGTCCGCAGAATCCTTCGTCAGCTGGGCTTTACACCCCAGATGCCGAATGGGCGGGCCGCTGAGCGCAACGAACTCCGGATCGCATACTGGCGGGAACAGGTCGCACCGGAGTTG GAAAAAAAAGTTGCTGAAGGCGCAACGCTCGTCTACCTGGATGAGGTCGGCTTCTCGCTGAAAGGCGTACGAAGGCGAACGTGGTCACCCAGGGGCGTCACGCCCCTGGTCACGCTCAGAGCAAACTGGGAGAAGCTCTCCACGATCGGGGCCATCACCTCGGACGGGAGATTCTTCCAGCACACCAAATCCGGGGCGATTCGCAGTGCAGACGTCACCCGGTTCTTTCGACATCTGCTGCGCCATGTTCAGGGGGAGATCGTGGTCGTGCTGGACAACGCGCGCATTCACCAGTCTAAGGTGACCCAAGCGTTCGTGGGTTTCCACGAACGCCTGTCGCTGGTGTTTTTGCCCCCGTACGCTCCAGAGTTGAACCCGATTGAACTGGTGTGGGCGTACGTCAAACGCAATGTGCTGGGGAACTTCTGTGCCCGCTCGGTCTCCACCTTAAAGGCAAAACTCGTGGTCGCCTGGCAGCGGATCCGGTACCTCGACCTGCCTCGCCGACTCATGGGTTCTAACTTATGCCGGTATCAATAG
- a CDS encoding IS3 family transposase (programmed frameshift), whose protein sequence is MTTRKTYTAEFKRQAIELAAREDVGPIRAARDLGISTSVLYRWRVQAQKAGTAAFPGQGRVTLTPQEQEIQRLRKENEILRQEREILKKGSSLLCQRKSLRFAFIAAHLKEFRLDIVCRVLHVTPSGFRNWRRRLASTRKIQDERLKLLIEDIYEQHKGRSGAPRIQAELAAKGHHHSVRRIARLMRDLGLYGKTRRKFVKTTDSKHVLPVAPNLLDRNFTPETPNSTWASDITYIPTKEGWLYLAVTMDLFARTIVGWSMDSTMATELPLIALNMAVSRRNPPAGLIHHSDRGSQYASQMFQTALRKHEMRCSMSRKGDCWDNAVVESFFETIKRELVDGCVYRSHEEAKKAIFEYMEVYYNRKRRHSSLGYLTPLEAECQATAA, encoded by the exons ATGACCACCAGAAAGACTTACACCGCCGAATTCAAGCGTCAGGCCATCGAACTCGCTGCACGCGAGGATGTCGGCCCAATCCGGGCTGCACGTGACCTCGGAATCAGCACCTCTGTACTCTACCGCTGGAGAGTCCAAGCTCAGAAGGCTGGGACAGCCGCATTTCCAGGTCAGGGTCGGGTGACCCTGACCCCACAGGAGCAGGAAATTCAGAGGCTGCGGAAAGAGAACGAGATTCTGCGTCAGGAGCGTGAAATCCTAAAAAAAG GCAGCAGCCTTCTTTGCCAAAGAAAATCTCTGAGGTTCGCGTTCATCGCTGCGCACCTCAAGGAATTTCGCCTTGACATTGTGTGCAGAGTGTTGCATGTGACACCCAGTGGGTTCAGGAACTGGCGGAGAAGGCTGGCTTCAACGAGGAAAATCCAGGATGAACGCCTTAAACTCCTGATTGAGGACATTTACGAGCAGCATAAGGGGCGCTCCGGAGCGCCCCGGATTCAGGCTGAACTGGCAGCCAAGGGTCATCACCACAGTGTCAGGCGAATTGCTCGTCTGATGCGTGACCTTGGCCTTTACGGTAAAACTCGTCGCAAGTTCGTCAAAACCACAGACAGCAAGCATGTCCTTCCAGTGGCTCCAAACCTGCTGGACAGAAATTTTACGCCTGAGACCCCGAATTCCACCTGGGCTAGCGATATCACCTACATCCCCACAAAAGAAGGCTGGCTGTACCTGGCCGTGACGATGGATTTATTTGCTAGAACGATTGTGGGCTGGTCAATGGACAGCACCATGGCCACAGAATTGCCATTGATTGCGCTGAATATGGCGGTGAGCAGGCGGAATCCGCCTGCGGGTCTCATTCACCACAGCGACCGGGGAAGCCAGTACGCCAGCCAGATGTTTCAAACCGCGCTTCGGAAACATGAGATGCGGTGCAGCATGAGTCGAAAGGGGGATTGTTGGGATAACGCCGTGGTTGAAAGCTTTTTCGAGACCATAAAGCGTGAGCTGGTGGATGGCTGCGTGTATCGCAGTCATGAGGAGGCAAAGAAAGCCATTTTTGAGTACATGGAGGTGTACTACAACCGCAAACGGCGGCATTCGAGCCTGGGGTACTTGACGCCCCTAGAAGCCGAGTGCCAAGCTACAGCTGCTTAA
- a CDS encoding helix-turn-helix transcriptional regulator codes for MTYDPTMRLLTVLNLLHGRGAVSGTELARRLEVSPRTVQRYVARLQDLGFPVTSTRGRGASYSLRAAELPPLTFSREEAVALGVGLGSLGLLGLAELAPAAASARAKLRQVLPTEAAGQLSTLEQHAGIGAAAYTVQLDEGVWAAIVEALSQGCLLEMSYLNAAAERSRRRLRPYGTAFYQGRWYLVGWCEKREEERCFRIDRIEKADPTSDTFTAPSDFDVLAYVQRMMPHLPAPFEVSVWLALPAPQVRLEGELGWRTDLSDEAGGTRLRCLRSERRELRMLAAGLLTIDAEIKVDGPPELQEELSQAAARAGQWATQGTDNPGLTRPLGPG; via the coding sequence ATGACCTATGACCCCACCATGCGCTTGCTCACGGTGCTGAATCTGCTTCATGGGCGCGGGGCGGTGTCCGGGACGGAGCTGGCCAGGCGGCTGGAAGTCAGTCCCCGCACCGTGCAGCGTTATGTGGCCCGGTTGCAGGACCTGGGTTTCCCGGTCACCAGTACCCGTGGGCGCGGGGCAAGCTACAGCCTGCGGGCTGCCGAGCTCCCGCCACTGACCTTCAGCCGTGAAGAAGCGGTGGCCCTTGGTGTGGGCCTGGGATCACTCGGTCTGCTGGGCCTGGCTGAGCTGGCTCCAGCCGCCGCGTCTGCACGCGCCAAACTAAGACAGGTACTACCTACCGAGGCGGCAGGTCAACTCTCAACTCTGGAACAGCACGCAGGAATCGGGGCAGCTGCATATACTGTGCAGCTGGATGAAGGGGTCTGGGCCGCCATCGTCGAGGCTCTGAGTCAAGGTTGCCTCCTGGAGATGTCCTACCTGAACGCTGCGGCTGAGCGCTCACGGCGCAGACTCAGACCTTATGGAACAGCCTTTTATCAGGGCCGCTGGTATCTGGTCGGCTGGTGCGAAAAACGGGAAGAAGAGCGCTGTTTCCGGATCGACCGGATTGAAAAGGCGGACCCTACCTCGGACACCTTTACTGCACCCAGCGACTTTGATGTCCTGGCCTACGTTCAGCGGATGATGCCACACCTTCCGGCTCCTTTTGAAGTCAGCGTCTGGTTGGCACTACCGGCGCCGCAGGTGCGCCTGGAAGGCGAACTGGGCTGGCGCACCGACCTGAGCGACGAGGCAGGGGGTACGCGCCTGCGCTGCTTACGTTCAGAGCGGCGCGAGCTGAGGATGCTGGCCGCCGGGCTCCTGACCATTGACGCTGAAATCAAGGTGGACGGGCCGCCCGAGCTGCAAGAGGAGCTGAGTCAGGCCGCCGCCAGAGCAGGTCAGTGGGCTACACAAGGTACAGATAATCCAGGCTTGACTCGGCCCCTGGGGCCAGGCTGA
- a CDS encoding transposase — protein sequence MGKQRKTWSPELKEQIVLAVLSGEHTIAEAAREYEVSESLIHTWRAQFLEAGRARLQGARPDAAQKKLKKEVQQLKAIIADKELSLYIAKKIRGL from the coding sequence ATGGGAAAACAGCGCAAAACTTGGTCACCTGAACTCAAGGAACAGATTGTTCTGGCTGTCCTGAGCGGGGAACACACCATCGCAGAAGCCGCTCGTGAGTACGAGGTCAGCGAGAGTTTGATTCATACCTGGCGGGCCCAGTTTCTAGAGGCGGGCCGTGCCCGCCTCCAGGGAGCCAGGCCGGATGCGGCTCAAAAGAAGCTGAAGAAGGAAGTCCAGCAGCTTAAAGCCATCATTGCCGACAAAGAATTGTCGCTCTATATCGCAAAAAAAATCCGGGGTCTCTGA